A stretch of DNA from Arcobacter sp. LA11:
AGGATGACCTACAAATTGGTGGTGATTAAGAACTCTTTTTAAATTTGGATGTCCTTTAAATCTTACACCATATTGATCAAATACTTCTCTTTCTGCCCAATCAGCAGCAAAGAAAAGATCAGTAATAGAGTCTACTTCTAAAGTATTATCGTCTACATAAGTTTTGATTGTTAAATGTTTTTTAAAGTTGCTTGTTCTTAAAATATAAATTACTGCAAACCTAGATGGTGTGATATCTGGATATTCTGAAAAGTCAATTGCTGTAACATCTAATAATAAGGTATAATCTTCTTCATTTTTTAGTCTTGATATTGTTGATTTTATTTCACTTGCATCAATTAGCATATCAGCTTTAAGCATCTAGAATCCCCTTGAAGTTTGTAGCTCTTTCTTTAATAATTGACTCATCGAAAGATTTTTCTTGAATTCTCATAATTGCATCTAAAACAGCTTCAGGTCTTGGTGGACAACCTGCTACATATTCATCTACTGGAATTACTTCATCAATTCCTTGTAGGGTTGTGTAGTTATCATAAAAACCTCCAGAAGAAGCACATGCACCCATAGAAATAACCCATTTAGGTTCACACATTTGATCCCAAATTTTCTTTAGAACAGGAGCTTGTTTATATGAAATTGTTCCTGCTACAATAAGTAAGTCTGCTTGCCTTGGAGAAAATCTTACAACTTCTGCTCCAAATCTAGAAATATCATATTTTGCTGCTGCAACTGACATAAATTCAATACCACAACATGCAGTACCAAATGCCATTGGCCACATAGAGTATGATCTAGCCCAGTTAATTGCTTGGTCAAGTTTTGTAGTGACTATTGAGTCACCTAAATTAGCTTCTGCGCCTAATCCCATGATAATGCCTTTTTCTTATACATATAAATTAGTCCTGCAAAAAGAAGTCCAATAAAGATAAACATTTTAACAAGACCTGCGTATCCTAGGTCCAAAATATTAACAGCCCAAGGAAACATAAAAATAATTTCTACATCAAATAATAAGAAACCAATAGCTACTAAGTAGAACTTAACAGAGAATCTTATATTAGTGTTTCCAATTGGATTGGTTACACCACTTTCGTATACAGTGTTTTTTAATTTGTCGTCAGTATTATTTGGCCCAAGATATTTAGTAAGTAAGAATACTCCTACTAAAATAAATGCAATTGAAACAAAAATTACAGACGAAAGAATTAGATGTGTTGACATAATCTATCCCATATATTTAATTGTTTTGATGATTATACAACAGTTTGAGTTATGAAATGGTCATATGTGATATTAAAGTGACACATTATTTTTAAGTTGAGAAGAATTGTAATACTCTTCTTTTTTGTTTTTAAAAATGTGTAACAATTTTACACAATGCATTTTCTAAATCAGCTTTTGGCAAAGCAGAATTTAGTCTGAAAAATCCCTTGCCTTCGGGGCCAAACGATGTACCATCATTCAGTGCAACTTTAGATTCTTTTAGTAACTTTTGTTTGACTTTTGCATGTGAAATAGAATAATTTTTAAAGCTAAACCAAAGTAAATATGTTGATTCTGGCTCTAAAAAAATAATTTTTGAATTATTATTTTTTAAATATTCTTTAGTAAAATTTATATTTAAGTTTAAATATCCTAATAATTCTTCTAGCCATTCTTCACCAAATTCATATGCTGCTTCTAACGCTGTAAATCCAAAAACATTTATTGAATGTAGTTCTCTTTTTTTTACAATATTTTCATATTTTTCTAATATTTCTTTATTTTCACAAATTGCATATGCGCAATTTAATCCTGCAATATTAAATGTTTTTCCAGGAGAGTTTAGTGTTAATGTAATATTTGAAATCTCTTTTGATATAGATGCAAGAGGAGTAAATTTTTTAAATACAATATCTGCATGAATTTCATCAGAAATAATTGTAATATTGTTTTCAATACATATTTGCGCAAGTTTTTCTAATTCATCTTTATTCCAAACTCTTCCAACTGGATTGTGAGGAGAACATAAAGTTAAGATTTTTGTTTTTGGAGTAATTTTTGATTTTAAATCTTCAAAATCCATTGTGTAGTAGCCATCTTTTTCTTTTAATGGATTTGTAACTAGAACTCTTTTATTTTCTTTTATACTTTTAAATAATGGAAAATATACTGGTGTTTGTACAATAATTTCATCACCTTCATTACTAAGTGCTTCAATAGCGGCAGAGTATGCAGGAACAACACCATTTACAAATGAAATCCAATCAGTTTTTATTTCCCAATCATGCCTTTTTTTCATCCATTCTTGTACTAACGAATAAGTTTTTTTTGTTGCTTTTGCATAACCGTAGATTCCATGTTGAGCTCTTTTTATTATTGCATTATTTATTACTTCTGGTGTTTTAAAATCCATATCGGCAACCCATAAAGGCTGTAAGTCTTCTTCTCCAAAATAAATATCTAAAGCATCATATTTCACACAGTTTGTATTTTTTCTATTAATAGTTTCATCAAAGTTATACATATTATTACTCTTCATTATAAAAATTGTTATATGATATTTAAATTAATATTGCAAAAATATAAAATAAGATAGAATATCAAATATTTTAAGCATAATAAAAATTTGGGATAGATAATGAAAGAAGCTATAGAACTATTAAAAAAACATGATTTACTAAGAGTTATTGATAATGAATTAGATATTTATTTAGAAATACCTCATATAGCCTATGTTGAAGTTAAAAAAGAAGATTCAAAAGCAATTTTATTTACAAATGTTGTAGATAAGAAAACTGGTAAGAAATTTAAAGAACCAGTTTTGATGAATGTATTTTGTAATGAAAAAGCAGTAAAGCTATTTATTGGTGATGGTGATAAAATTGGAGCTGAGATAGAAAGCCTTCTTAAAATGAAACCGCCAACAACTTTAAGTGAAAAGCTTTCAACTTTTGGGAAACTCTTTAGTTTAAAAAATACAATTCCTAAAAAATTAAAAGGAAAAGGTGAATGTCAACAAGTTATTAAATTAGGAAAAGATGCAAAGCTTTCTGACTTGCCTGTGTTAACTACTTGGGAACAAGATGGTGGACCTTTTATTACTATGGGGCAAGTTTATACAACTTCACTTAATGGTGAGATGAAAAATTTAGGTATGTATAGACTTCAGGTTTATGATGATCATACTCTTGGAATGCATTGGCAAATTCATAAAGATTCAAATCACTTTTTCCATGAATATAAAAAAGCTGGTAAAAAAATGCCAGTATCAATTGGTATTGGTGGAGACCCCATGTATATTTGGTGTGGACAAGCTCCTTTACCAATAGGTATTTTTGAACTTATGTTGTATGGTTTTGTTAAAAATAAAAACGCTCAACTGGTAAAATCTATTACAAATGATATTTATGTTCCAAAAGATAATGACTATATTATTGAAGGTTTTGTTGACCCTAGTAAATTAAGAATTGAAGGTCCTTTCGGTGATCATACTGGTTATTATACTCTTGAAGAAGAGTATCCATTTATGGAAGTAAGTGCAATTACTACAAAAGAAGATCCAGTTTACTTAGCAACAGTTGTGGGTAAACCACCTTTAGAAGATAAATATATGGGACATGCAACAGAAAGAATTTTCTTACCACTACTAAAAACAACTGCTCCTGATTTAATAGATTATTATATGCCAGAAAATGGAGTTTTTCATAATCTAATTTTAGCAAAAATAAAAACTCTTTATCCTGGACATGCACAACAGATGATGCATGCCTTTTGGGGAGTAGGGCAAATGTCCTTTGTAAAACATGCAATTTTTGTAAATGAAGATGCACCAGATTTAACCGAGCATGAGGCAGTTACAGAATATATATTAAATAGAATAGATATAGACGATTTAATGATCACAAGAGGTGTTGTTGATGCGCTTGATCATTCATCTCCTAAATTTGCTGTTGGTGGAAAGCTTGGTCTTGATTGTACAGGTGATGAGATTGCTGAAGTAGGTATAAACTTATTATCTGATGCTGAATTATTATCTAAAATGCAAACTATTACTTCTGAAGTAAAAGATTTAAAACAATACTTTACGAATACAAAAAATCCAGTTACAGTTATCACTGTAGATAAAACTAGAAGCCAAAAAGATTTATTTGAGGATTTAAAACCTCTATATGAAAATATAAAAATATTAATCATTGTAGATGCAGCAAATCAAAATGATGTTGAGAATACATATATGTTAGTTTGGAGAGTTGTTAATAATATAGACTCAAATAGAGATATTTATATAAATTCTAATACTCTTTGTTTAGATGGTACAAATAAAAATAGTTTTGATAACTTTGAAAGAAGATGGCCTGATGATGTTGATTGTACAAAAGAGGTTCTTCAAAGTCTTAGAGATAGAAATATTTTAGATGTAAGTGATGAACTTATAAAACAGTATCAACTATAATTGTAAAAGTAGTATTTTATACTACTTTTACATTGTTTTTCCCATTTCTTTTTACATAATACATTGCATCATCTGCTCTAGTTAATAAGGAGTCTCCTGAATCAGTCTCTTCGAACTGAGAAACTCCAAAACTACAAGTAACTTCTTTCTCGATATTAAAATCAGTTGCAGAAATTTTTTCTTTTAGTATATGAGCAACATTTGTTGCTTTAATTTTATTAGTTTCAGGTAAGATAATTACAAATTCTTCTCCACCCCATCTTCCAAAAAAGTCTGTGGAACGTATATTATTTTTTACTACTGTACTAAGTTTGATTAGAACTTCATCGCCAATTGCATGACCTAGTTGGTCATTTATTAGTTTAAAATCATCGATGTCAAAGAAAATTATTGATAATTCTCTTTGATATCTTTTTACTCTAATTAATTCTCTATTATATAAAGATTCTATTTTTCTTCTATTATAGACATTTGTTAATGCATCTACATTTGCAACTTTATGTAGCTTTTCTTCTATTATTTTACGCTTTTTTACTTCTTTATTTAATTTCCTATTACTTATTATTACAATAATTATAATTATTAACAAAGGAACAACTATTTTATAAAGCCATGAATAATCTATTGTTGTTTGATATATAACTGAATAATATTTATTTTTTATTTTATATTTTTCTTCATCTTTAATTGTATATATTGCTTTATTTAAAATATTTTTTAAAATTTCATTTTCATTATTTAGAAGAAGTTTCATTTTAAATTTTTCATCAAAGGTACCAGAAATTTTCATATTTGTTAAGCTTTTTTGAGTTATAGCATAAGACAAACTAGGTAGTTTGCCAATCAATCCAAAAACTTTTTTCTGAGAAGTTAGTTTTAAGCCTTCTTCAAAATCATCAACTTCTACATAATTAATATTTGGGTATTTATTTTTAAATAGGCTATATAAAGTTGAATATTTTGAAATTGCAATTCTTTTATTGTCTAATTCACTTATATCAGAAATAAATGGCTTATTTATTAAAGTGGCTAATCCAATTTTTATATTTGTTATAGACTTAGTAGTAGTGGTATTTTTAGTATAATCATTACTAGAATAGGCAAATTTTATATAATTAACATTATTTTTTATCTCTTTAACTGCTTCATAGCTTTCTTCAATGATATTAATATTCTTTTTTATATTTAGTTTCTTTGTAATTATATTCCAATAATCTAATTCTATACCACTAATTATCTTATCATTTTTT
This window harbors:
- a CDS encoding NADH-quinone oxidoreductase subunit B — encoded protein: MGLGAEANLGDSIVTTKLDQAINWARSYSMWPMAFGTACCGIEFMSVAAAKYDISRFGAEVVRFSPRQADLLIVAGTISYKQAPVLKKIWDQMCEPKWVISMGACASSGGFYDNYTTLQGIDEVIPVDEYVAGCPPRPEAVLDAIMRIQEKSFDESIIKERATNFKGILDA
- a CDS encoding NADH-quinone oxidoreductase subunit A, whose amino-acid sequence is MSTHLILSSVIFVSIAFILVGVFLLTKYLGPNNTDDKLKNTVYESGVTNPIGNTNIRFSVKFYLVAIGFLLFDVEIIFMFPWAVNILDLGYAGLVKMFIFIGLLFAGLIYMYKKKALSWD
- a CDS encoding MalY/PatB family protein; this encodes MYNFDETINRKNTNCVKYDALDIYFGEEDLQPLWVADMDFKTPEVINNAIIKRAQHGIYGYAKATKKTYSLVQEWMKKRHDWEIKTDWISFVNGVVPAYSAAIEALSNEGDEIIVQTPVYFPLFKSIKENKRVLVTNPLKEKDGYYTMDFEDLKSKITPKTKILTLCSPHNPVGRVWNKDELEKLAQICIENNITIISDEIHADIVFKKFTPLASISKEISNITLTLNSPGKTFNIAGLNCAYAICENKEILEKYENIVKKRELHSINVFGFTALEAAYEFGEEWLEELLGYLNLNINFTKEYLKNNNSKIIFLEPESTYLLWFSFKNYSISHAKVKQKLLKESKVALNDGTSFGPEGKGFFRLNSALPKADLENALCKIVTHF
- a CDS encoding menaquinone biosynthesis decarboxylase, encoding MKEAIELLKKHDLLRVIDNELDIYLEIPHIAYVEVKKEDSKAILFTNVVDKKTGKKFKEPVLMNVFCNEKAVKLFIGDGDKIGAEIESLLKMKPPTTLSEKLSTFGKLFSLKNTIPKKLKGKGECQQVIKLGKDAKLSDLPVLTTWEQDGGPFITMGQVYTTSLNGEMKNLGMYRLQVYDDHTLGMHWQIHKDSNHFFHEYKKAGKKMPVSIGIGGDPMYIWCGQAPLPIGIFELMLYGFVKNKNAQLVKSITNDIYVPKDNDYIIEGFVDPSKLRIEGPFGDHTGYYTLEEEYPFMEVSAITTKEDPVYLATVVGKPPLEDKYMGHATERIFLPLLKTTAPDLIDYYMPENGVFHNLILAKIKTLYPGHAQQMMHAFWGVGQMSFVKHAIFVNEDAPDLTEHEAVTEYILNRIDIDDLMITRGVVDALDHSSPKFAVGGKLGLDCTGDEIAEVGINLLSDAELLSKMQTITSEVKDLKQYFTNTKNPVTVITVDKTRSQKDLFEDLKPLYENIKILIIVDAANQNDVENTYMLVWRVVNNIDSNRDIYINSNTLCLDGTNKNSFDNFERRWPDDVDCTKEVLQSLRDRNILDVSDELIKQYQL
- a CDS encoding diguanylate cyclase: MNLSKLLIILILLMSNITAKNLEKVSIQLDWLHQFQFAGYYIAKEKGYFEDEGLDVNIKEFNFNVNLLDDVLNFKSEYAIGKSSLIIDRLEGKQVVLLSAIYQESPMVLISLKNSNINKPTDLKNKKVMLTPDARSTASINSMIISQGLKLKDINFQPHSFKLEDLINGTTDAMGCYISNEPYILSKKNIDFTIHNPSDYGFDFYGGLLFTSKDELNNHPSRVKGIYKATLKGWEYAFNNIEETSKLIFEKFNTQKKSLDSLIYEGYALKKLAQYDKGLLGKIDLEKIEEIKRLYLLLGLKKDAINFRLDDLIYDVNKIALSKEEKDYLKDNPITLLSNSNFPPFTIKNDKIISGIELDYWNIITKKLNIKKNINIIEESYEAVKEIKNNVNYIKFAYSSNDYTKNTTTTKSITNIKIGLATLINKPFISDISELDNKRIAISKYSTLYSLFKNKYPNINYVEVDDFEEGLKLTSQKKVFGLIGKLPSLSYAITQKSLTNMKISGTFDEKFKMKLLLNNENEILKNILNKAIYTIKDEEKYKIKNKYYSVIYQTTIDYSWLYKIVVPLLIIIIIVIISNRKLNKEVKKRKIIEEKLHKVANVDALTNVYNRRKIESLYNRELIRVKRYQRELSIIFFDIDDFKLINDQLGHAIGDEVLIKLSTVVKNNIRSTDFFGRWGGEEFVIILPETNKIKATNVAHILKEKISATDFNIEKEVTCSFGVSQFEETDSGDSLLTRADDAMYYVKRNGKNNVKVV